A window of Plasmodium malariae genome assembly, chromosome: 5 contains these coding sequences:
- the PmUG01_05021000 gene encoding conserved Plasmodium protein, unknown function, with the protein MTINYAVLKVMDCNFGYKLKEKGIGKVIGNQMIGQMNGQMGGQMNGQMGGQMNGQMGGQMNGQMGGQMNGQMGGQMSGQMGEQMKSQTSERINEVKKEEKNISYTFDKQASNKQTVEEKNNAFISFFNEKKLHLDNKICKSVGQEKSANDKYNNNDNNKNKEGKEPISAMNSEMIVKLNEINKKDVNYKLRGSNMLLTNKKKHHLYDENNDKELKRKKINDIISKYKKNMISLPDKNGIEHLTTFVNMNSSKCSSKESERTFYSKRSGKYLSAKYMSNEYASDKCAIDGVRTANEEYISDDKIRLAPNHHDEHEYNDLLTLTKGDKKNVREYPTKYMNKYGESEKEAQLMEDNNLKKRQYQKIIEHNYMNDDTSNDHYKRAIILNFEERKKNHECNSYDKMIKDKKCKIDLNFEDRSAKVGAGVKYHEVCATLSYEEKKNKKKGGEGEEEVKKTEVEVKKTEMEVKKTEVEVKVEKEGENEGGNEGENEGENEGGNEGEEVQKGTYSPKEPNKKSQKNNFNVKFNYSKVPDELNIYSSTSEDNKNESTDKVHHVSKGNYTQAVHHSDAIHIQASPPPTYNHTICMNDHELLLNGKGKENMKLEELRLINFKESKEFKETMVGGAANIVVTNMGEREKKGSKKKEHTNLYLSKTSELRSLFNESVMCGEEKRIRDKFEEIKLIERSIELKEDAQNGMHMISSGQKIEETNSLDVNGIMRKDRSIDGDISSSNAACINNYGTKTYTKDANSFVTHNDDCNSAKNTLFEDKNKSIVYKNNEVNMFNKKNLEDTITDVQKKSELYVKDFDEKMGASIPNGNKTIITYSTHDDVVKSLRGQVKNDYILKEQNDKGSKMMDAISKRNNNEPSDERNVRNIKNKDTLLYCDTAERRLSSNEGNEKKKEDEEQLQHQQPVQLPSQLQRTTEEELRYTGSELNVNCYKTKKDIEKVNWNDLKEKYFELRRRSIISLKVNGKGEQTQSYDCKSELKSEQKNSPLECFNNGLNNGLNNGLNNGLNNGLNNGLNNKNGSLNNFKIDPPSEWYLSTNRGIEKRDNKTSRSLSEERKEKVISSHFFKNKTVLRVHERNKDTKLYKNEERIEVDKEKKELRSLSGILKDRIFKNFNEKCNLTRDMVKNVSTNTYMISKLNKNSVLHGGKNVLPFGVNNNNIVGKQKDATDSSRVYSRNYIEKKEENIIVKQNGILPNANISHTIGRKLYADVISSGEEKNIKKKISEKFHSIDEKENKELSTDESNILLKRYNKPLNVVINGVTNTSDRTDNQVNKLYYMNGEKKSNVHINSTLIGLRERKKRITNKFTNVEHNTYKENCLLKDNTKEFHEQVLFEDARGGKVDKVKGKNESFHSINFHPSKNKNSSSCSRNNNNSSSNNNNGSSNNNNGSSNNNNGSSNNNNGSSNNNNGSSNNNNGSSNNNNGSSNNNNGSSNNNNGSSNNNNGSSNNNNGSSTNNNSSSNINNSSSKNNNSSSNKNNSSSNIPADPLLSSVDYAAQVRKKYEDIIKRVRTNVINDDGSNYNGNVHTEGKYELSNDKIEERLKMIKRHFNGEKIEIDEENKLKNEINMKRKLYELKIRKEFEEKLRIRREFNEKKIMAQGEKIVIQNSTNEVEENGRRDDQQNAQVDGGGKKEEKMNSSDMYEYTKQGNEKNENFCNSKKKEKNNKKKRRMRRKLYDEFSSDGSYYKYMYRNLYDETWNNKTKNHYYDISDNLYLQECSDHFFHNTNTRSSVDHSLSNSFDENLLSLSRIKFDDFNYNYLNGIKRSTMKKEVMSTYSYHKEQDEENLKKLNITKPKVILTDSDGSWKKKDINESGKQIRASQKKTRNNCNFPNDCCYHNGYYNPNGNDYPYNTDTHKKCRGSSINRTTKKKKYSDDMKSVHPVNHYKNNNNDDILNKLCSIKYENRLRNGPLYKRGEAERDEAKEEVAVYNEDEMYNEDKVYNEDEVYNEDEVYNEDEVYNEDEVYNEDEVYNEDEVYNEDEVCVVGEDNEGEHTNHPENKKLKKEKKEKKSNNSINSNECYNGVKESKGSSGGPAKNESILLTSGTEDKKKKDKDKENEKEKTKPKPKWDDKERDRERTTNESVNENRSKVPPSQTETEQAYMINKNSNINKVSIKEDNNLKSSLSSSDKGIPKINILKNKENYIPLDVALNFVIDNEKLKKSNVQKENKGNKKKKTFVQWLMDERKKRLKNNLPIDI; encoded by the coding sequence ATGACAATAAATTACGCAGTTTTAAAAGTTATGGATTGTAATTTCGGATACAAGCTAAAGGAAAAGGGAATAGGAAAAGTGATAGGCAACCAGATGATTGGACAAATGAACGGACAGATGGGAGGACAAATGAATGGACAGATGGGAGGACAAATGAATGGACAGATGGGAGGACAAATGAATGGACAGATGGGAGGACAAATGAATGGACAGATGGGAGGACAAATGAGCGGACAGATGGGAGAACAGATGAAGAGCCAGACGAGCGAACGAATAAACGAAGTAAAGAaggaagagaaaaatattagttaCACCTTTGATAAACAAGCAAGTAATAAACAAACAGTAGAGGAAAAGAATAACGCATTCATAAGTTTCTTCAATGAAAAGAAGCTTCATCTTGACAACAAAATTTGCAAATCTGTTGGACAGGAGAAAAGCgcaaatgataaatataataacaatgataataataagaataaagaGGGCAAAGAACCAATTAGTGCAATGAATAGTGAAATgatagtaaaattaaatgaaattaataaaaaggatgTTAACTACAAGTTAAGGGGTAGTAATATGCTTCTcacaaataagaaaaaacatCATTTATATGATGAAAACAATGATAAAGagttaaaaagaaaaaaaataaacgatattataagcaaatataaaaaaaatatgatatcaTTGCCGGATAAAAATGGCATTGAACACCTAACTACTTTTGTTAATATGAATAGCAGTAAATGTAGTAGCAAAGAATCGGAACGAACTTTCTACTCGAAAAGGAGTGGTAAGTACTTGAGTGCCAAGTATATGAGTAATGAATATGCAAGTGACAAGTGTGCGATTGATGGGGTAAGAACTGCCAATGAGGAGTATATCAGTGATGATAAGATTCGTCTTGCCCCTAATCATCACGACGAGCATGAATATAACGACTTGTTAACATTGACGAAaggagataaaaaaaatgtgaggGAATACCCTACGAagtatatgaataaatacgGAGAAAGTGAAAAGGAAGCACAGCTGATGGaggataataatttaaaaaaaaggcaatATCAAAAAATCATTGAACATAATTACATGAATGATGATACATCTAATGACCATTATAAGCGTgccattattttaaattttgaagaaaggaaaaaaaatcacGAGTGCAATAGTTATGATAAGATGATCAAGGATAAAAAATGCAAGATTGATTTGAATTTTGAGGACAGGAGTGCAAAGGTAGGTGCAGGGGTCAAGTACCATGAAGTTTGCGCTACGTTGAGTtatgaggaaaaaaagaataaaaaaaaaggaggagAGGGGGAAGAGGAAGTGAAAAAAACAGAAGTGGAAGtgaaaaaaacagaaatgGAAGTGAAAAAAACAGAAGTGGAAGTGAAAGTGGAAAAAGAAGGGGAAAACGAAGGGGGAAACGAAGGGGAAAACGAAGGGGAAAATGAAGGGGGAAACGAAGGGGAAGAAGTTCAAAAGGGGACATATTCACCTAAGGAGCCAAATAAAAAGagtcaaaaaaataatttcaacgttaaatttaattatagcAAAGTGCCAGATgagttaaatatttattccaGTACTAGTGAAGACAACAAAAATGAGTCTACAGATAAAGTACATCATGTCAGCAAAGGGAATTACACACAGGCAGTTCACCACAGCGATGCTATTCATATTCAAGCATCACCACCACCCACCTATAACCATACCATTTGCATGAATGACCATGAATTGTTATTAaatggaaaaggaaaagagaaCATGAAATTGGAGGAATTGAgactaattaattttaaggaATCTAAGGAGTTTAAGGAGACCATGGTGGGGGGAGCAGCTAACATAGTAGTGACTAACATGGGGGAACGGGAAAAAAAAGGGTCAAAGAAGAAGGAGCATACCAATTTGTACCTTAGCAAAACTTCAGAACTTAGAAGCCTGTTTAACGAATCGGTAATGTGTGGTgaggaaaaaagaataagagACAAATTTGAGGAAATCAAATTAATAGAAAGGTCGATTGAGTTGAAAGAGGATGCACAGAACGGCATGCACATGATCAGCAGTGGTCAAAAAATAGAGGAAACGAATTCTTTAGATGTGAATGGAATCATGCGAAAGGATAGGAGCATCGATGGTGAtattagtagtagtaatgCCGCATGTATTAATAACTATGGGACTAAGACATATACAAAAGATGCAAACTCGTTTGTAACACATAACGACGATTGCAACAGTGCAAAGAACACTCTCTTTGAAGATAAGAATAAATcaattgtatataaaaacaatgaagtgaatatgtttaataagaaaaatttagaGGACACCATAACAGATgtccaaaaaaaaagcgaATTATATGTGAAAGACTTTGATGAGAAGATGGGTGCAAGCATACCAAATGGAAACAAAACAATCATTACTTATAGTACGCATGATGATGTTGTAAAATCCTTGCGTGGTCAGGTGAAAAATGACTATATATTGAAGGAGCAGAATGATAAGGGTTCAAAAATGATGGATGCAATTAGTAAGAGAAATAATAACGAGCCATCAGATGAAAGAAACGTAaggaatattaaaaacaaagaCACATTACTGTATTGTGATACCGCGGAGCGGCGGCTATCATCGAACGAGGGCAATGAGAAAAAGAAGGAAGACGAAGAACAGCTGCAACATCAGCAGCCAGTACAACTGCCATCACAGCTACAACGAACGACTGAAGAAGAACTGCGATACACAGGTTCCGAGTTGAACGTTAATTGTtataaaacgaaaaaagaCATTGAAAAGGTAAATTGGAATGATCTGAAAGAGAAATATTTTGAGTTGAGAAGAAGAAGTATTATTTCTTTGAAGGTGAATGGGAAAGGGGAACAAACGCAATCCTATGACTGCAAAAGTGAGCTCAAAagtgaacaaaaaaatagcCCTCTAGAATGTTTCAACAATGGCCTCAACAATGGCCTCAACAATGGCCTTAACAATGGCCTCAACAATGGCCTTAACAATGGccttaacaataaaaatggttccctaaataattttaaaattgacCCCCCCAGTGAGTGGTACTTAAGCACAAACAGGGGAATCGAAAAGAGAGACAATAAGACAAGTCGTTCATTAAGTGAAGAGAGGAAAGAGAAAGTTATAAGttcccatttttttaaaaacaaaacggTATTACGAGTACATGAAAGGAATAAGGATACAaaactttataaaaatgaagagagGATAGAAGTggataaagagaaaaaggaaTTAAGGAGTCTGTCTGGCATCTTAAAAGACAggattttcaaaaatttcaatgaaaaatgtaatttaacTAGAGATATGGTAAAGAATGTAAGcacaaatacatacatgaTATCtaagttaaataaaaatagtgtaCTGCATGGTGGTAAAAATGTTTTACCATTTGGTgtgaacaataataatatagtagGGAAACAAAAAGATGCTACAGATAGTAGTCGTGTATATAGTAGAAATTATATTGAGAAGAAagaggaaaatataatagtaaaacaaaatggtATTTTGCCCAATGCTAATATAAGTCATACTATTGGCAGAAAATTATATGCAGATGTTATCTCATCTGgggaagagaaaaatataaaaaaaaaaatttcagaaAAGTTTCATTCCAttgatgaaaaagaaaataaggaATTGTCTACAGAtgaaagtaatatattattgaaaaGGTACAACAAACCGTTGAATGTAGTCATAAATGGAGTTACTAATACGAGCGATAGGACAGATAATCaggtaaataaattatactacATGAATGGTGAAAAGAAAAGTAATGTACATATCAACAGCACGTTAATCGGCTTACGTGAAAGGAAGAAACGTATCACAAACAAGTTTACGAATGTAGAACATAATACCTATAAGGAGAATTGTTTGTTAAAGGACAACACAAAGGAGTTTCATGAACAAGTGTTATTTGAAGACGCAAGAGGGGGGAAAGTTGATAAGGTAAAAGGGAAGAACGAATCATTTCACTCAATTAATTTCCATCCTAGTAAGAACAAGAACAGTAGCAGTTGTAGTAGAAACAACaataatagcagtagtaacaataataatggaagtagtaacaataataatggaagtagtaacaataataatggaagtagtaacaataataatggaagtagtaacaataataatggaagtagtaacaataataatggaagtagtaacaataataatggaagtagtaacaataataatggaagtagtaacaataataatggaagtagtaacaataataatggaagtagtaacaataataatggaagtagtacgaataataatagcagtagtaacattaataatagcagtagtaagaataataatagcagtagtaacaaaaataatagcagtagtaACATTCCCGCGGATCCGCTTCTGTCAAGTGTGGACTATGCTGCGCAggttagaaaaaaatacgaaGACATAATTAAACGCGTTAGAACTAATGTTATTAATGATGATGGTAGTAATTACAATGGCAATGTACACACAGAAGGGAAGTACGAACTGTCGAATGATAAAATAGAGGAAAGATTAAAGATGATAAAAAGACATTTTAACGGAGAAAAGATAGAAATTGACGAggaaaacaaattaaaaaatgaaataaacatgaaaagaaaattatatgaattaaaaattagaaaagagtttgaagaaaaattaagaatacGTAGAGAATtcaacgaaaaaaaaataatggctcaaggggaaaaaattgttattcaGAATAGTACCAATGAGGTTGAAGAGAATGGAAGAAGAGATGATCAACAGAATGCACAGGTAGATGgagggggaaaaaaagaggaaaagaTGAACAGTAGTgatatgtatgaatatacTAAACAaggtaatgaaaaaaatgaaaatttttgcaatagtaagaaaaaagaaaagaataataagaaGAAGAGGAGGATGAGAAGGAAATTATATGATGAATTTTCAAGCGATGGGAgctattacaaatatatgtaccgTAATTTGTACGATGAAACATGGAATAATAAAACGAAGAATCACTATTATGATATAAGTGACAATTTGTACTTACAAGAATGTTCtgatcatttttttcataacaCTAACACGCGTTCGTCAGTTGACCATTCTCTTTCAAATAGTTTTGATGAAAACTTACTATCATTAAGCAGAATAAAGTTTGAtgattttaattataattatttaaatggtATTAAAAGGTCAACCATGAAAAAGGAAGTTATGTCCACTTATTCTTATCATAAGGAACAGGACGAggagaatttaaaaaagttgaACATCACGAAACCTAAAGTGATACTCACCGATAGTGATGGAagttggaaaaaaaaagatataaatgaGTCAGGTAAACAAATAAGGGCATCGCAAAAGAAAACGCGCAATAATTGCAATTTCCCCAACGACTGCTGTTACCATAATGGATATTATAATCCAAATGGAAATGATTACCCGTATAACACGGACACACATAAAAAGTGTAGGGGCTCATCCATAAATAGAacaacaaagaaaaaaaaatattcggATGATATGAAAAGCGTGCACCCAGTTAATCACTATAAGAATAACAACAATGATGATATTCTGAATAAACTGTGCTCCATAAAGTATGAAAATAGGTTAAGGAATGGTCCATTGTACAAGAGAGGTGAGGCCGAAAGGGATGAAGCGAAAGAAGAGGTTGCAGTGTACAATGAGGATGAAATGTACAATGAGGATAAAGTGTACAATGAGGATGAAGTGTACAATGAGGATGAAGTGTACAATGAGGATGAAGTGTACAATGAGGATGAAGTGTACAATGAGGATGAAGTGTACAATGAGGATGAAGTGTACAATG
- the PmUG01_05021100 gene encoding conserved Plasmodium protein, unknown function → MLLNTLLEELLQKWERKKINLFNVCFIFHSIKNSLVKSEERNNLFINDLKEDILKKYLQLLDDSSEQNTGGVGSSNDENKYFCLAFFTFIFTLENGLLKNGNRFSTYLEEQYVRSYEGVLGNKSKRKRSNIDSASPAEEKDNTKWTLCKGKQAGKEASIEPQTEGYIDTRTEARFEETLPKSGEAKEDSSCFTANIFKKFDELIKRAINLKAEDNSEDNEEFTYYKMCTVYCVLKFIFLLSEWNYKMGGLYFKYMKNAYEYVISIKLNKWSNNKYIIKMVNTALLLIVHTNYHIIKNSEKEFFNFIFIQLQQREHSLVIVEELLVTFLKKKKDILLNKEIYININNYANDNINLFLKYGKKENLFFFFNFINVYKKLIISHVNNSDRRTIPNIKNVHNIDINLSIKDIIMNIYKLLAYIGDVSRDYILNKNIDVSIEDGSKHILYCEEKKKEKKEYFSSVGSILETVKMGENKTHVNEFIERIDNNLQNNIFSYVVHNVFSFFQDLVNELDPESICMNANDFVKFIKLFFIQNNEHDLFLVFYLKENFVTYCKELLGKCLGIFDEFVSNVIIYLFKIIDILAKNKLPPYGDIYEKKEATKGKLFNIFSKIKDSKNHERDADDAFLRIYYSLYNNMVHVLSIFLKNLKYYTNEEVKKILLVHFEHFTFYIFNQINNVNYDLIFQNSRSLYLTLKVLYKLIKIKNFHFEYIHNIYFNLTKMENKLHSLNQEVTSYSCYNKKRCNNILFLDKIKTYLLKNCGAFLSDTYPYPTKKEKFENYEKCEKLIKRELVEPTDQVGENRNVKKRGVKKIKKNKEKIKEKNNMMKLKMKTKIRMNMKGVVKKTKKNKIKNKIKNKIKNEIKNENKEVVLNGTPDDVLLTNQINYTSEHIEEHISTMGDSQYTPNSATDARNKQQMDGKINEKVSITCEEKSKNINDKGYAYVELGKTKMNSERDICHRNGENTKEQKWRDTQLPSGMTLQIISDDQRDEENVKMMNNCVNNFHLNDNLNGYPGDDQSEGTDEMKQKNASILLRKHLTGKNNNVSDREHNKVSACEKVEQIIDVDKNIANLKELTDKIKIVSSSDALNSLKYMKQSILNDL, encoded by the coding sequence ATGCTTCTCAATACCTTATTAGAAGAACTTTTGCAAAAAtgggaaaggaaaaaaataaatttgttcaacgtatgttttatttttcattcaaTTAAAAACAGTTTAGTAAAATCAGAAGAGagaaataatttgtttattaacGACCTTAAAGAAGatatattgaaaaagtaTTTACAATTGCTTGACGACTCAAGCGAACAGAACACTGGGGGTGTAGGAAGTAGTAATGAtgagaataaatatttttgcctcgcttttttcacatttatttttacgttAGAAAATGGGCTCTTGAAAAATGGAAATCGCTTCTCGACGTATTTAGAAGAGCAATACGTGAGGTCGTATGAAGGAGTCTTAGGAAATAAATCCAAGAGAAAAAGAAGCAACATCGACTCGGCAAGCCCAGCAGAGGAAAAGGACAACACAAAATGGACGTTGTGTAAAGGGAAACAAGCAGGGAAAGAGGCAAGTATAGAGCCACAAACAGAGGGATACATAGACACTCGGACAGAGGCACGTTTCGAGGAAACACTTCCAAAGAGCGGAGAAGCCAAAGAAGACTCCTCCTGTTTTACCGCAaacattttcaaaaaatttgaCGAGTTGATTAAAAGAGCGATAAATTTAAAAGCAGAAGACAACAGTGAGGATAACGAAgaatttacatattataaaatgtgtACTGTTTATTGTGtacttaaatttatttttcttttatcagAATGGAACTACAAAATGGGTGGactatatttcaaatatatgaaaaatgcaTATGAGTATGTTATAAGtataaaattgaataaatggtcaaataacaaatatattataaagatGGTTAATACAGCACTCCTTCTAATTGTACACACGAACtatcatattataaaaaatagtgaaaaggaattttttaatttcatatttattcaaTTACAGCAAAGGGAGCATTCACTAGTTATAGTAGAAGAACTGCTTGTtacttttttgaaaaaaaaaaaagatatccttttaaataaagagatatatattaatataaataattatgctaatgataatataaatttatttttaaaatatggaaaaaaggaaaatttatttttcttttttaattttataaatgtatataaaaaattaattatatctcACGTTAACAATTCGGATAGAAGGACTATacctaatataaaaaatgtacacaatatagatataaaccTAAGTATTAAGGatataattatgaacatttataaattattagcTTATATAGGGGATGTTTCAAGggattatatattaaataagaatattgATGTGTCCATAGAAGATGGTAGTAAACATATACTGTACTGCGAGGAGaagaagaaggaaaaaaaagaatatttctCTTCTGTTGGTAGCATTTTAGAAACAGTAAAGATGGGAGAAAATAAAACTCATGTAAATGAGTTCATCGAACGGATAGACAACAACCTCCAGAACAACATCTTCAGCTATGTAGTACATAAcgtattttccttttttcaagATTTAGTAAATGAATTAGATCCAGAAAGCATATGCATGAACGCGAACGATTTTGTGAAGTTTATCAAGCTGTTCTTCATCCAAAATAATGAGCATGACTTGTTTctagttttttatttaaaggaaaattttgTTACATATTGCAAAGAATTGCTAGGAAAATGTCTAGGTATTTTTGACGAATTTGTAAGTAACGttattatatacttatttaaaataatagataTATTAGCAAAGAATAAATTACCACCATATGgtgatatatatgaaaaaaaggaagcaaCAAAAGGAAAACTGTTCAACATATTTAGTAAGATAAAAGATTCGAAGAATCATGAGAGGGATGCAGATGATGCCTTTCTTCGCATTTATTATAGcctttataataatatggtTCATGttctttcaatttttcttaaaaatttaaaatactaCACCAATGAAGAAGTTAAAAAGATACTGTTAGTACATTTTGAACATTTcactttttacatatttaatcaaatcaataatgtaaattatgatttaatttttcaaaatagtaGATCCCTCTATTTAACCTTAAAAGTGTTATATAagttgataaaaataaaaaatttccattttgaatatatacacaatatatattttaatttaaccAAAATGGAAAACAAACTACACAGTCTAAATCAAGAAGTAACATCCTATTCgtgttataataaaaagcgGTGCAATAATATACTCTTTCtggataaaattaaaacgtaTCTTCTAAAAAACTGTGGTGCATTTCTTTCCGACACGTACCCCTACCctacaaaaaaggaaaaatttgaaaattatgaaaaatgtgaaaagCTTATTAAACGTGAGCTTGTAGAACCGACTGACCAAGTGGGGGAAAATAGAAACGTAAAGAAGAGAGGGGTGAAGAAGATTAAGAAGAATAAGGAGAAGATTAAAGAGAAGAATAATATGATGAAGTTGAAAATGAAGACGAAAATTCGCATGAACATGAAAGGCgtagtaaaaaaaacaaaaaaaaataaaatcaaaaataaaatcaaaaataaaatcaaaaatgaaatcaaaaatgaaaacaaagaAGTAGTTTTAAATGGCACACCGGATGATGTATTATTAACGAaccaaataaattataccAGTGAACACATAGAAGAACACATATCTACAATGGGGGATTCCCAGTACACCCCGAATAGCGCTACCGATGCACGAAATAAGCAGCAGATGGATGGCAAAATAAACGAAAAGGTTAGTATCACATGTGAAGAGAAGagcaaaaatattaatgataaagGATATGCTTATGTAGAACTGGGAAAGACAAAAATGAATTCCGAAAGGGATATATGCCATAGGAATGGTGAAAATACGAAAGAGCAAAAATGGAGAGATACCCAACTACCTTCTGGTATGACCCTCCAAATAATCAGTGATGATCAAAGGGATGAGGAAAATGTCAAAATGATGAATAATTGCGTTAACAATTTCCACCTGAATGACAACCTAAATGGATACCCAGGGGATGACCAAAGTGAAGGAACGGATGAGATGAAGCAGAAAAACGCTAGCATCTTGCTTAGAAAACATTTGACCGGaaagaataataatgtatCGGACAGAGAGCACAACAAGGTAAGTGCTTGCGAAAAAGTTGAACAAATTATAGACGTAGACAAAAATATCGCAAAT